The nucleotide sequence ATATCGCTCAGCGATATGATCTCTTTCAACATTCTGATATCTATCTTCATCTGTCACCATACTGACAGTATCATTTGTTAGCAGACAACGTCGTAGCCAGCCGCCATTATTACCGGCTCTTGAACTTTTACCCGCGACAAAAGTGGGAGGATTGCTAAAGCCTAATAGGGATCGTGTGTAGCCACATTGCTGATTAAGGTCGACAACATGATCTTCATTCGTTGTCGAAAAATTGGAACCAAATTGATATTGGATCTGCTCCCCTGCGACAGAAATAGTCCCATCACCACTTTGCAACGCTAAATAGCCTACTTTCTCTTTATTCAATTTATTCAGTTTTATATCGCCTGGCTGACAATATTTATTACCATAGCCCAAGCCTGGTCCAGCATCAACGACCTCTGAAACATCGATGCCAATAAACACATTATTCTGATCCCATTTCGTCGTGCTGGTTAACCAACATCTGTTGGCCGTTGTTTGAATTTGATTCAATACTACATCATAGTTTCGCCGATTCGTTACTCGTTGATAGCTTCCTGAATTTTGATACAAAGGCTCTTTAACCTCCACCACTCCGGCTTTAAGGTAACTGCCATCCGATAACTTGTGTTCACCGATTGTCGTCGAAATCCAATGTAGCTCAGGCATTTTCAATGACGGTTTATATCGATAACTTGAGCTATCAGGCTCCTTTTGAGACCAAGTGAATCCGCGATTAGACACCTGAGTAATAAATACCGAAGCCGGGCCGTCATTACTGTATGGGTTGTTAGTTGAAACCGTCGGCATTAAAAAGATAAGAGGAGTAACGTCTGAGTCAAAAGCTGAATCAAAAGTCACAGAATTGCTCGTCGCTTTGCCAAACTTAAAATCAAATTTTTGAGGTGATATATTACTCGCATTAATAATGCTGTTTTTTTCCATTTTCAAACGGCCACTGGTCACTCGTCCAATAACAACCGCGTTATCTTTCAAAGTAATATGGACGTCCGCATAGATAAGTGCATTAACCACAGAATTCCCTTTTAACTCTAAATGGTCATATACAACTAATGTTGTCACGCCAGTTAAATTCTCCGCGATGGTAAAATCTTTAAGATGTGCGTGCTTTTCACCAATAAATATACGGACCTTTCCTTGGGGGCGGATAATCAAGTCTTTGCCCTCATTTTCTATCTCTTCAATCCAGTAATCACCTGACGGAAAAATGAGCTCTCCACCACTTTTTAATTCCAAAGATTCAATGCGGTATTCTTGATAGGCTGTTGAGAATGTAATTACACATTCATCATCAATTTTTATTTCTTCAAATTCTGAGTTGCCATTTGTACCTAAATTGATTGACCCACCAGGGCAACACTCTATTTCAACATTGCTATTGGCTTCTTTAAACGCGTTAGCCCCAGTCAAACTGATGCCAGCAATATCACGACCAGTAATTGAACAATTACGTGCTCCCCCATTACCGGTATCACAACCATCAGACGGCCAATCCTTATGCCCTTCACTTGAGGAACAAAAGTTTAAATCTAAACCTTCAGTTCCATTAATTTTCGCATTGTGTTTCTGTTCTAATTGTTTGCTATAAGCACCAGCACCACTACATTGGTAGTTAGATGTTTCATGATGGCCCTGTGCAACAGCAGGAAAGGTTATATGCAAGTCAATATCATCAAAAGCCCTGACTGGCAGGGTTAAACTAATAAATAGGAATAAAAATAATACATTGATAAGAGTCTTTCTAATCACGGAATTCAACCTCATTACTGCGACTAACTTATAGGTTGTCACCATAACGAGTGCTATCAATGGCGGTTAAAGAATAAGTCACAGTGATAGCAAACATACTTATGGCATTAATAGTTGTTTTTGAAAACAAAATAAAAACACTGAATGCTATCAATGGGATACGTTATGAACAATAGCTGAAAGATTAACATTTTAGAATGGAGATTTTTTTTATCAACAACGTGACGCAGGACACGAAACGATGCCGTTTTGCGGTTAATTATGCAGTAGAATGCCTAGGAGAACACTCACTGCAAAACGAACAATAAGGAATTAGCATTCAATGTTTTCCGCTCTTTTTCGCAGCAAGTTGTCCTAGTTTTAATTCACTTCACGCCAATAGATCACTTTATCGTTGCCACGATAAGTACCAAAATAGACTGATGCTCTCGGATCATAAAGCCCGCTGGGATTGTTACCTTCATAGTTCCAATACCACTTCAACCAAGGCTCAACATGTTGTTTAAGCGGCACGATACCTGAATTGTTTGGTACAGAAAAATAGATATAATCTAAACCATTTCCAAGCGTCCCAACTTGCTGAATTAATGTTGGATCCGTGTAAGCATTGATCGCTGGAAACCCAACCGGAAATGCCATGTTTAGTCCCATAGTTGCTGTTTCAGCCGTATCAACTGACGTCAGGGTGTTATAAACAGAACAGGAATCATCTGTATTCGTTACCCAAGTCGCCACTCCTGCCGACACGGCACTGACATACTCAGTTCGCAGCGGTACACGTAGGCTCTCAGACTCGGGACCGTATCCATTTTCAAGCACCATACGGCCGTACCGTAGATCTTGTGTCGATATATTTCTAGCATTACAGCCCGCCCCACTACAGGCTCCTACACTAGCTGCGTTCATGTCCGGATCTTTAATAAAAGAGTAATGAGTTCCCCCTTCACCATCATCCATCACCACCCCAATATCGAGTGACTGGTATGGGCCATCTAGCGTGTTCCCAAGGCGACTAAATTTTATATTATCAACAATATCAACCTTCCCCCGCACCTTTCCTCCAGTATCAGAAATTGGCCAAGCTAATGTTGATAAACCTGATAATCTTGCCCCTCTATTTATACCATCAAGGTTATTTGCGGCAACCAAGCTGGCTGTCGCCTTCGCAAAAGCACCGAAATAATTAGTGGTAATGACGTCCTCAACATTTTTTGCACTAAGAGTCATCATTAAAGAAAACGGCTGCTCCATATAGCTAAACGTATTACTGCAAGCAGGCAAAATACTCCAATTTGATAATTCAAAATGAGCAGGAAAAAAACGGCCAATAGGATCACTTATTCCAGATTCAATAGCCCTATTGACTCCAAAATATAACGAAGGAGGGTTAGCTGTGATAGTAAATACACCAACTTCCGAAACCGCACGAGTTAAGGTATTGGCACCATCTGTAGAGACCACATGATCATAGTCAGCAATCTGGTCAGCATCGACACCACTGCTAGGAGCTACAAGATTAAAATTGAGGCCAACATCCTGATGAGCATAGTTTGGTGTAGATAAGTTGTCACATAAATCGGCATCACTATCACTTGCCCAAGCCATAGCCTGCACATCGAATGTAAAACTCTCACCAGCCTTTTTAAAAGGAGGACAGCCTGCATCACCAGCAGCACAAGTTGTCTCAGGTAACACACACAAACCTTTAGGGTAACGGACAAAAGTATCAGCCCCATTCATAACTAATCCTGCATCATCTCCAGTTCCTGTATAACGGGCATTGAGAGTCATCTGCCCAGCATCTGCATAATTGACATCAACGGTTGCTTGCCCTTGAGCATTAAAGGCTAAATTTAACGGTACTGAGGTGGCTAAACTTAAACCTGCATCAATAGTCGTTGTGCCAGACTTCACGCTTACTTTTTTGCTTCCCGTACTTGGATCAGTATAACTACTCCAAAACGCAACAGACTTAGTTTCATTCGCGAAGTTTGCAATACACTGTTGGCTGGCCCCATCAGTTTTCACTGCATGAACAAGAATACCCATTGACGGTTTATTGGAGAATTCATCTGGAATGCCATTATTGGGTATGGCAGTAATATCCCCAAATACAAAACCACTATCAGCATAAGTTAGCGTACAGTTTGCAACTGACGGTGTGGAGTTGCCAATACGGCAAAGAGTTTGACTAAAAGGCTTTGCTCCAGGGATAGATCCCGTCACCTCCATTGTTACATTGCCAATGGTTGTTCTACTCAGCTGGATCTGTGCGGTTCCGCCACTGAAAGTCACCTGATTACCTACCACACCTGTACCACTCCACCCCCCTCCTCCTGTGACAGTTGCCGGAGTAAGTGTCGCAACAACCTCTTCTTGTATCGTTTGAGTACAAGCAGCATCTGCACACGCTTTAATCGTTACATTCTCAGGACTACATGTCAGAGCACTACCGGAATGAGTAAGCTCGAAGTGATCAATAACCACACCAACAGGTCTAGACTCTAACGCACAGATTTCAATATTATCAATTTCATGAACATTATCTGAACCACCAGTCGACCCAGTTAATGAGAGAATAAAATCTTGAGGAACGACAGCTTGACCTGTTTGGCTCACAGCATTGAACGCCGGAACGATAGAAACAAATCCACCACTAGTTTTCCGCTGAATTTCAACCATTGATTCCCCTGCAACTCTGGAGTCAACAGTAATACGATATCTGTGTATCGGACTGCCATTATTGTCATCGACTTTGGGGTTTAAACAGTTCCCGTTAGTATTGGTTGTACCGTTATTACAAGCCCCTTTTAAATAACGATAACCTGACGTTCCAGAGCCTGAACCTCGCACAGCAACACTTTGGCGTCTCTGACCAATATTACTGCTGCCACCCTCACCAGAAAAATTACCATATTCATCGATACCTACACCTAACCAACCGCCAGCAAACCCATCTAACCCAGGCTTAAATCCATAACCTAATGGACCACCAAATGCTCCCGGTTGTGGAGTAATCCTCGCATCAGACAATACGACGGCAATACCATCAGCTCCACTACCACCATAGGCAAAGTGATCAAATTCAACTACCACTAAGTTCTCAGCTGCTGGAAACAATCGTTGATAAGTAGCTGACGTGGATTGATTATTTACATCTTGCGTCTGTCTTAAGCGGCCATTAACAATTGCTGGCGTAAAGTTGCCATTACTGCGTGCTACTACCCAGTTATCAGTTAAATCACCTTGGGAGAAATCATCATTGAAGCAAGTTAGCTCTTGTTCTTTTTTCTCTAGCGCAACAAAACTATAAAACTCATAGACGTGCCGCCTATCAGTGTCCCTATAGGTATCCTCATCGGTCACCATGCTGACTCTGTTGTTGGTCAGTTTACAGCGTCTTAACCAGCCACCATCTCCACCACGCCTAGAGTTTTTACCCGACACGAGAGTAGGGATATTACTAAAACCCGTTAGCGTACTCTCACTGCCACATTGATACGATAAATCCCCTGTACCTGGTGCGGTGCGATAGTTACGACCAAATTGATAGATGATTTCATCACCGTCAAAATTAAACGTTCCAGTACCCGACTCAATGGCCAAATAACCAACTTCCTCATTTTGTAGTGAGTTAATGTATCCAGGACGACATCGATTCCCCGAACGCACCTCCGAGGCCTCCATGGCTAACTGGGCTCCTGAGTTGTAGAACTGTGATGTCGTCGTCAACCAACAATTATTTATTGATGTTTGTTTTTGATGTAAAAATACATCGAGATCAGAATCGAGAGGTATATTGGTGTAAGGACTATTGTTAACACCAAACGCTCTATTTTGATTGATCACTTTGGCCACTAACTCAGTGCCATCTGACAAGGTGTGTTCACCTGGCGTCACTGCGATCCAATGTACCTCTGCCATAGGTAATGAAGCTTTATAGCGACTAGCTGGGCTAACAGGCTCCTCTTGGCTCCATGTGAACCCCGTGTTGGTAATATTGGCTGGAAAAACCGACGCTGGACCATCAGTACTGTCAGGGTTATTGGTTGAGATGGTTGGCATTAAGAAAATTATCGGCGTGACGCCAGTTTCGAATGGCTTATCGAAAGTCACAGTGCCAGAAAAGGCTTTGCCAAATTGAAAATTAAACGAAGACTGAACGTTCGTGCACATACCACCAAAGTCTGCATCTTCAATAGCATCATCTTCAAAATCAACCTCGCCATTTCCACTAATAGAGAGTGCTCCAGCTGACGCTAATGCACCATCAATCTTCGCATTGCCCGCCATACTGACCGATCCGGCAACATAGACGATCCCATTAATTCTATTATTTCCCGCAACTGACAATGAACCTCTGACATAGATAATTAAATCTTCAGTGTCACCAGAATCATTAAGAGTTGAGTTATTTAGGGATAAACTATCGAAATAGAGCCGGGTTGTCTCGCCATTAGTACTTAGAGACGAGCTGTTATTAAAACTACCAGCATCAAAATCATAGTCTCCAGGCGTGAAGCCGGAACTATGGCCTGAACACCCCCCTCCACTACAAGTTAAGTTCCCTAAACTCGGACCAATATTAATCGGTGGGGTTAACCCATTAACCCCTAAGTTACCAGTAGGAGGATCAGTAAAAACCTCATCACACTGGGGAACGGCGATCGCCATGGTGGGAAGCAGTAATATAGTCAGTATTATCAAGCGTACAATATTAATCACGGGCTTCTACCTCCACGCTACGGCTGACGCGTAAGCAGTTGACATCATTTCCAGTGCAATTTCCGGTTTGACAAGTCGCGGTGCTAGTGATCCTATATTGTGTCACGGTGCCAATTGTATTGGTGTCATTACAAGAGATCGCAATACTACAGCCGTGAAAACCCACAAGAGTGGGGTTATCATTACCGATATCCCATGAGCTGGTTACATTACTGCACGAAGTCGCTGTGTTATCGGTTGCGGTTAAGGGAAACAGTTGAGCCAAGGCTCTATCAGCGCCCGTATTTGCAGTCGCAAAAGCACGCGTCCCCCACACTTCTAAATTGACCTGCTCGTCAGCATCCTCAAGCACATTCATTAACGAAGTTGCCATTAGAAACATCACTGTGATC is from Shewanella sp. MTB7 and encodes:
- a CDS encoding polymer-forming cytoskeletal protein, whose protein sequence is MIRKTLINVLFLFLFISLTLPVRAFDDIDLHITFPAVAQGHHETSNYQCSGAGAYSKQLEQKHNAKINGTEGLDLNFCSSSEGHKDWPSDGCDTGNGGARNCSITGRDIAGISLTGANAFKEANSNVEIECCPGGSINLGTNGNSEFEEIKIDDECVITFSTAYQEYRIESLELKSGGELIFPSGDYWIEEIENEGKDLIIRPQGKVRIFIGEKHAHLKDFTIAENLTGVTTLVVYDHLELKGNSVVNALIYADVHITLKDNAVVIGRVTSGRLKMEKNSIINASNISPQKFDFKFGKATSNSVTFDSAFDSDVTPLIFLMPTVSTNNPYSNDGPASVFITQVSNRGFTWSQKEPDSSSYRYKPSLKMPELHWISTTIGEHKLSDGSYLKAGVVEVKEPLYQNSGSYQRVTNRRNYDVVLNQIQTTANRCWLTSTTKWDQNNVFIGIDVSEVVDAGPGLGYGNKYCQPGDIKLNKLNKEKVGYLALQSGDGTISVAGEQIQYQFGSNFSTTNEDHVVDLNQQCGYTRSLLGFSNPPTFVAGKSSRAGNNGGWLRRCLLTNDTVSMVTDEDRYQNVERDHIAERYGFVALELIDDVSALNHYRIHFSSGALSCAAKDITIQACNNDNCSTQSAQISTVELTKNGVKYSDVSFTGHTDPATELWHAAGGSFEWA
- a CDS encoding MSHA biogenesis protein MshP, with protein sequence MSPNKFLFANASKGTHLKKALSSQEGSALVIGIFVITVMFLMATSLMNVLEDADEQVNLEVWGTRAFATANTGADRALAQLFPLTATDNTATSCSNVTSSWDIGNDNPTLVGFHGCSIAISCNDTNTIGTVTQYRITSTATCQTGNCTGNDVNCLRVSRSVEVEARD
- a CDS encoding DUF6701 domain-containing protein, with translation MINIVRLIILTILLLPTMAIAVPQCDEVFTDPPTGNLGVNGLTPPINIGPSLGNLTCSGGGCSGHSSGFTPGDYDFDAGSFNNSSSLSTNGETTRLYFDSLSLNNSTLNDSGDTEDLIIYVRGSLSVAGNNRINGIVYVAGSVSMAGNAKIDGALASAGALSISGNGEVDFEDDAIEDADFGGMCTNVQSSFNFQFGKAFSGTVTFDKPFETGVTPIIFLMPTISTNNPDSTDGPASVFPANITNTGFTWSQEEPVSPASRYKASLPMAEVHWIAVTPGEHTLSDGTELVAKVINQNRAFGVNNSPYTNIPLDSDLDVFLHQKQTSINNCWLTTTSQFYNSGAQLAMEASEVRSGNRCRPGYINSLQNEEVGYLAIESGTGTFNFDGDEIIYQFGRNYRTAPGTGDLSYQCGSESTLTGFSNIPTLVSGKNSRRGGDGGWLRRCKLTNNRVSMVTDEDTYRDTDRRHVYEFYSFVALEKKEQELTCFNDDFSQGDLTDNWVVARSNGNFTPAIVNGRLRQTQDVNNQSTSATYQRLFPAAENLVVVEFDHFAYGGSGADGIAVVLSDARITPQPGAFGGPLGYGFKPGLDGFAGGWLGVGIDEYGNFSGEGGSSNIGQRRQSVAVRGSGSGTSGYRYLKGACNNGTTNTNGNCLNPKVDDNNGSPIHRYRITVDSRVAGESMVEIQRKTSGGFVSIVPAFNAVSQTGQAVVPQDFILSLTGSTGGSDNVHEIDNIEICALESRPVGVVIDHFELTHSGSALTCSPENVTIKACADAACTQTIQEEVVATLTPATVTGGGGWSGTGVVGNQVTFSGGTAQIQLSRTTIGNVTMEVTGSIPGAKPFSQTLCRIGNSTPSVANCTLTYADSGFVFGDITAIPNNGIPDEFSNKPSMGILVHAVKTDGASQQCIANFANETKSVAFWSSYTDPSTGSKKVSVKSGTTTIDAGLSLATSVPLNLAFNAQGQATVDVNYADAGQMTLNARYTGTGDDAGLVMNGADTFVRYPKGLCVLPETTCAAGDAGCPPFKKAGESFTFDVQAMAWASDSDADLCDNLSTPNYAHQDVGLNFNLVAPSSGVDADQIADYDHVVSTDGANTLTRAVSEVGVFTITANPPSLYFGVNRAIESGISDPIGRFFPAHFELSNWSILPACSNTFSYMEQPFSLMMTLSAKNVEDVITTNYFGAFAKATASLVAANNLDGINRGARLSGLSTLAWPISDTGGKVRGKVDIVDNIKFSRLGNTLDGPYQSLDIGVVMDDGEGGTHYSFIKDPDMNAASVGACSGAGCNARNISTQDLRYGRMVLENGYGPESESLRVPLRTEYVSAVSAGVATWVTNTDDSCSVYNTLTSVDTAETATMGLNMAFPVGFPAINAYTDPTLIQQVGTLGNGLDYIYFSVPNNSGIVPLKQHVEPWLKWYWNYEGNNPSGLYDPRASVYFGTYRGNDKVIYWREVN